From Planctomycetia bacterium, one genomic window encodes:
- a CDS encoding PEP-CTERM sorting domain-containing protein produces the protein MFRLCFVTVLCLFSSTASAIVVSEGDYYEKLVVEGEFLMTGGVVEDLKLFADASTRTFYIEGGTVGVHQYSGIWVDSGTVDISGGTIFSGIERQRSAKVVLHGSYFQYVDKLRDEHNSHQIRGWLDDGSFINIGVVGDGSYPALNPPIEFVITPSDGLRGDTDGDWSVGIGDLNAVRNNFGDRAGREYGDVDDDGDVDVSDLNIVRNAFNPVQFFDPAGELPGTLFEVTVTQSTSGYRTSINLAQPVPEPSTFGIMALGAGLLSCALGRRRYWKSRFR, from the coding sequence ATGTTCCGACTTTGTTTCGTGACTGTTCTGTGTCTGTTTTCGTCCACCGCTTCCGCGATCGTGGTCTCCGAAGGCGACTACTACGAAAAACTGGTTGTTGAAGGCGAGTTCCTGATGACCGGCGGCGTGGTGGAGGACTTGAAGTTGTTTGCGGACGCCAGCACCCGCACGTTCTACATTGAGGGCGGCACTGTTGGGGTTCATCAATACAGCGGCATTTGGGTTGACAGCGGCACGGTGGATATTTCTGGCGGCACAATTTTCAGCGGCATCGAACGGCAGAGGAGCGCCAAGGTGGTGCTGCATGGCTCCTATTTCCAGTACGTCGACAAGTTACGTGACGAGCACAACAGCCATCAGATTCGCGGTTGGTTGGACGACGGCTCGTTTATTAACATTGGGGTTGTGGGTGATGGTAGCTATCCAGCGCTAAATCCTCCCATCGAATTCGTCATCACGCCCAGCGACGGCCTGCGCGGCGATACGGACGGCGACTGGTCGGTTGGCATTGGCGATCTCAATGCGGTCCGCAACAACTTCGGTGATCGCGCCGGTCGCGAATACGGCGATGTGGACGACGACGGCGATGTGGACGTGAGTGACTTAAACATCGTTCGCAACGCTTTCAATCCCGTGCAGTTTTTCGACCCTGCTGGTGAGCTTCCCGGCACATTGTTTGAAGTCACAGTCACACAATCCACGAGCGGCTATCGCACGTCCATCAATCTCGCCCAACCCGTGCCAGAGCCTTCGACGTTCGGCATCATGGCGCTCGGTGCAGGGTTACTGTCATGTGCTCTTGGACGACGTCGTTATTGGAAGTCGCGGTTCCGGTAA